A window of Castanea sativa cultivar Marrone di Chiusa Pesio chromosome 8, ASM4071231v1 genomic DNA:
ttactttcgactaaatattttactgcaaaacaaataccataaaattgaaaaatattttcttaaaaatattttatactgAAACAAACAAGACgttaatttctttaatttttggcTTATAAGTTTACCCGTTCTTTATCAATAGCCTGCCATAACTGATTACTTTCAAACACAGTTAAGAGTGGTAGTACTGAGTTTAATCTTGATTTTTCAAATCAGCTATATTCCAGAAAGATGGAAGAATCTTTTTTGGGTACATATGGCATCATTCATCAAATATTTATGCATGAAACCAGTACTGTCTCACAGTGCATGTAGGACATAAAAGTCATGCAAAGCAAGATTGGCTCATTGTGTTCAAAAGTAAAAAGACCAAGCCAAACGGATaaaatttcactaaaaaaaataagcttCTTCCATAATGCAACGATCGAGTAgagaaagaagttaaaaaaacaaaacagggCCATCCGACCATGAAAACATATACATCAGAAGTGACCCTGACTACAGCCATTTCTTTCACCAAATACCAAGGAGACCTACATTCACACCCCAGCAACATAACCTACTTCATCAAATCCCAATTATTACCTTGGCTACATGTTAGTGCTATAATTCAGAAAACAACATTTATTCAGTCACTTTCACAGGAACCTTGTCCGgagaaaaaatcaaagaaggGTTGGTAATTCCCAGAACCTTCTTCAATCTCAGAAGAGCTAGGAGTAGTGGTAGTGGAGTTCTCAGCAGATGAACCAATGGATGGCTTTCCTGTTTTTCCTTGTAAAATTCCTGTTGGATGCAAAGGAAAAAGAGGCAATGTTTCTTGACCATAGTTGCTGTAATTGTTGGTGATATCCCAGGTACTGTTTCCTATATGCATAGCCATACCATATCCTTGGTGGGCTGAGTTATATGCTGCGCCATCCAAGGCTCTGGGCTTCTCCAATTTTTCTGTCCTTGGTCTCCCCCTGATACCACTTGGTAAAAGcaccttggaatgttggtattgTGGATAGAACCCTACATCGTTATGTGGCAGGTAATATGGGCCGCCGAGAACTGAAAAAGAAAACCCCATTTCAAAAATTCATGTAACCATTAATAGGAGTAAAAAGGAATATGCATGTTAAGAGGGGGAGTGAGATGAACTAGTAGTAGATAAGAATGAAACAGAAGTGAGTGTTAGAAGGATTAGACTGATAATAGGAAAATCGAAATACTAGGAAGCAAAATAGTTGGAAAGGGACAGGCCAGAGCTAGCAATGATATTCAGAAACCAAAGAAGGAATATGAAGAAACAAATTGGTAGTGCTAAATGTAGTCATGAAAGCTGCACTAAGATAGAAGACAAGTCTATGTAAAAGTTATCCAAGTTTGTACTAATGTGAAGGAAAAAAGGAATGAATGATCAAGACCTCCATAGTCAAAACAATTGTTTGTCCATAATATATAATTGATAATGAAAAGGAGatatgaagaaaagaaaaaatcatttcatAAGAAGTAAGAAAGCCTGCATTACAAAAACGAGAAATAGACTAATCAGTGTTGAACACACATATCGAGCCCGTATGCATGAAGAGACAGCTTGGAACAAAAAGCATgaatacaataaataaataaaacacacaaacaccaactacaaaacacacacaccaacaaaaagaaaaagaaataaaaaaaagagatacaATAAGCATTTTCAGATTATAGTGTTACAAAATTCAGAATGAGGATAAGTGACAGACCATTTGGGCAAGGAGGAGGGAAGAGTGGTGGAGTGGTATGAAAATAGCGATTGAT
This region includes:
- the LOC142605744 gene encoding WUSCHEL-related homeobox 2-like, which gives rise to MEGDNNVDMDGASGAPVSSRWNPTKEQISMLESLYRQGIRTPSAEQIQQITSRLRVYGHIEGKNVFYWFQNHKARQRQKQKQESMDYINRYFHTTPPLFPPPCPNVLGGPYYLPHNDVGFYPQYQHSKVLLPSGIRGRPRTEKLEKPRALDGAAYNSAHQGYGMAMHIGNSTWDITNNYSNYGQETLPLFPLHPTGILQGKTGKPSIGSSAENSTTTTPSSSEIEEGSGNYQPFFDFFSGQGSCESD